A segment of the Penaeus monodon isolate SGIC_2016 chromosome 38, NSTDA_Pmon_1, whole genome shotgun sequence genome:
CTGTCTCTTGTACCCCACGGCTTTAAAATCTATGActcggtttaaaattttaaaaaaaaattaaattttgttttccttttccctctccaaaaGGATAAGACGAATATTTACGAATACAAATAATACAgttttataaataagaaaaacaacatatAACAGTACTCTCCACACTCTTTTGTGTTGTGTCCATTGCTACCCACTACTACTCCTCGTGACGGTACCCCAAATTTCCtgtggggaaatgaaaaaatttttttacgggaaaacaccctctatgtttttttgtaatggaaaaaaaacatggcgaaagattattaaattttatgttattcaTTTGCATGGATATAAAAAAGTGGAGGGGTTGAAGTATTTTCTACGTTTTTTGTGTAAATGCCCATGTGTAGCCTATATTGAGCGTGGGTTTTTAAGGGGCTTACTTTAGTTTCCTtggaaaaaaaggtggggaacCCCGGTTGGAAAGTAAATGGTTTTCACGCAGTTTACTCATGTCCCCATGATTTATATTTAAAGGGCTGAACGCTTTaagttactttttaaattttgcttagATTAGAacaggttttttccctttcagaaaaaagaaggaaCTGACCCCAAAAGGAGAAAAGTGAGCActgtcccctttaaaaaaagggttttccagatgggtttttttgggttcccgGTTATGCATGACATTCCCTGGTTCTAGGGGCTTCCCACTTAACGAAAGGGAAGGTCCCAACCAGACGTCTTGGTCACCAAGAATGGAGTCCCAGCCAGTTCACTTGGCTTAGAAATTGTGGTTCCTACAGTTCCTACAGAGCCACATCGGTGCTTTTTAAGTGGCAAAATGTGGTTACCACTAGTCAACTGTAGGTGTACTGTGTTATGGCACGTTTAAAGTCAAGGGTATTCATCTGATGCCCGTAGCAAGATCAAAATCACGTCCGGGTAAAAAAGAATCACATGGATCAACAAAACTATATGCAATATTTATTTtacgtatataaattatatatatatataaattacatataaatattaaatccCTATCCCTATTTTTTAGACTTCATAACAAAAGGTAAAACACAGAAGTACATAGCCAAAAAGTGACCAAAAAGAGTATcgaccacccccacacaccacacacacaccacacaccacacacacaaccccccacacaacacacacacacaaacacacacattttataataatatatatatatatattttatatatattttaatattttataaaatattaatgtcgGAGCTGTTCAAAGGGCCGAGTGCTTTTTACCCAAAGACAAAGGGGCGGGAAATAGGGGGTCCCGCCAGGAGTcgctcaaaaacccaaaaaccaagaaatgtgttttcttttccctttatctgatttaagttatttttttgatccaaaagaaaaaatgatttgaTGGGGGTCCCCCAAAtccctaaaattatatatatatatatatatatatattttataattttatattttatatatattatatatatatatgtgggtgtgttttggggtgtgtgtggggtgtggtgggtttataaataatatatatatatatatatatatatattatataaaatatatattaaatttatatatatattatattaaatatatatatattaaaatataatattaaaattatatacataatacattacccaaaatgtgggaaaaaatatgttttaaatttcctgcatatatatgtaaaattttggggttttgtatacatatatatgtatataaatatataattatataaaatattataaaataaaaattaaacacaaaaattttaaaattatatataaatatatatatataatatttttatatatatatatatgtttgtgtattttgcgTTTTAAGACCACTTTTGATTTTTGTACTCCCCTCCGGTGTGCGGTTTGGGGGGTGACGTGgattgttttgtggggggtgtgtgtgtggggtgtgtgtgtgtgtgtgtgtgggtgtgtttggtgtgtgggtttttggggtgtgtgtgtgtgtgtggggtttggatgtgggtgtgtttggggtgtgcgttgcgggtgcgtgtgtatggttgtggtgtgccctgtgtatggggtgtgtgttttacgtgCGATGTGTTGCccatactgttttatatataaaaaaaatatcgcgcAAGGGAAAACAGATtttgaatacaaataaaaaagtaaattcaatTTTAAGGCAATGTAGAgactttatttttactgtagagAAAATGAGTTAAAGCGGTCTGAAAGGGGGGGTCCGTGACCGAACAAACACTGGTGGGGTAAACAAAGCCGGGGGTGAAACCCCCGCAACAAGCACCGCGGGGAAGTTCtcgattttttgctttttcccaaaagggggaaaaaagttcccCGCTGGTGCAAGGGGCGACgatgatgaaattttttttccctcgtcgAGGTGGCTAGAATGTTTTACCATTTTGAGATAttagaagggggaaaatttgggactGGCGGGAGGGCGTTAGGATAATGACAGGTCATTTATTATTCCCGAAAATTTTGTCGTGATTTATAGCCCCAAAAATTAGGCACCTAACTTACCCGGTGATTTtcaggtttgggaaaaaaggatcccaaaacaaaaaattttaaaaaagagcatTTTTTATTTCCgattggaaaagaaaaatttgtttttagggTTTTCATATAGGGACAGGGTAAATTATATGAAATAAGTAGTTTGATGAAGTTTAAGTTTCCAGTTAGTGTTTTCTAAAGTGATGaacaaaaatgagggaaaagggcaCTGGGCcctattataaaagaaaagaaataggtaaaaaaagcccaaaaccccGGTACAGTTTCAGCAACTCCTATTTACCAGGATTTAGAAAATATctaacccacaaaaaaccccaaaaaaaccagagttcttaatgtttttggttttttttgaatttggacaaagtgctaaaaaaaagggggggaaaaaggggggatttaaagatttcctaaaaaggtttcccccggcactctccgtggaaaaactggggggccctacccgtactcactccaagagcatcacaactgaaaaaatataaaatttaaatatcaggGTGTGACCAcgggggtcagacatgaacccaccttaaaagaaaaaacgggggatGGCCAGTCCCCAACAACCAAATTTTAGATAAAACTGTCTTTTCCAATGATTGCTACCTGGATATGCAAAAACCTCATGCAAAAAGGTTTAGTAAAGGGAGTAAACCCAAGGGATGAGTTGAAAGGGGCTAtcctacttcattttttttcctgcctATTCATCCATTATAGGGTATCAGTAAATCCCATAAGATATCAAAAGCTATTTTGGatattatattttcccaaaaaaatgtgtaaacccgtcccccaaaaagggggttgcaTAATCAAAATTTTCGAaacaacaaaaaggggaaaattttataaaggtaattaccttttttataatatcataaattttcaaaaaaaataccaggtttttccttttaaaagatcCACTTTTGAATTGgggattttgttttctatttatagaaaaaaatttaaaaatcttgggaaattttttcccaaaattttcaacaGGACTTTTTATCTGTTTAAAATTAAAGGGCCCAAACTCCATCCCAAAAATCTTGGGgtcattttgggaaaaacccgatatcagcattttaaaatattagggaaaaatttttaaaaaaaaaacctgagcaAAAGGGtcatagaaaatttaaaacctttgggatttttttcaaacaaacaaCCCAATGAGGGCCCCCTCCTAAATATAAAGTTACTCCCCCGTAAATGTGTGAACTATCACCCTCCAAAGCATGTTTTTTTTGCCCCTGGTCCTCTTTGATCTCCCTGGGGTCAAAGCTGGGGACTCTGCAAACTGGCCCCCGGAAACCCCCCCCGtttgacatattttttttagtgAGGGGCTTTTTAGTCCTTAAACCCTTTTCCCACATTAAATGTTTTACCATTAAGTAGCATTTCATTTAAAGATACAAGATAGTACCTTATCATTAGGGGTAATGGTTTCATTGTGGTAGCAGAGGCTTCAAACCTCTAATATCCATTGGATGTGTATAGTGGGAACACAGTTATTGTAGTTCATAGAATTTAGTATTATCCATGAGGCAGTAAATTCATTGAGTCCATTTCAACAAATATTGTGAAGGATTTCAGAAATACGAGTAGTACTAATATACTTTACTTTCAAAACATCCAATGAGTActgtgacatatatatgtgtgtgtatatatatatatatatatatatatatatatatatattttaaattatatatatattatattatacatatatatatattaacatatatatatacattttatatatatatatatatatatatatatatatatatatatataaaatatatatacatatatatatatatacatatatatatatatacattatatacacatatatatattatatatatatatattatatatatatatatatataacatatcttatatatatatataatattttatatatatatatatatatatatatatatgtgtgtactgtgACATATatggggtattttatatatatatatatataaaatatatatatatataatatatataattatatatatataatatatatatatatatatatatatatatatattatattatatatatatatatacataaaccccaacacatatatatatatatatatatatataatatatataaaatatatatataattttatataaaatatattatatatataatatatatatatcaatatatatatatatatatatatatatatataatatatatatatatatacataatattacacacacaacatacaccaaacaacacaaactacacaacatcaatatcacaacaacacacatcaataacacaacacacacatacacacacacacacacacacacacacaccacacacacacaactaaacacacacacacactaacacacacacacacacacactacacacacacaacaaacacacacacacacaccaacacacacacacacacaccacacacacacttacacacaccacacacaacacacaacactaccacacaccacacacacacacacacacacacacacacacacacacacacacacacacttacacacacacacacacttacacacacacacgcatacacacacacacgcatacacacataacgcatacacacatacacgcatacacacacacacgcacacacacacacacagcacacacacacacgcacacacacacacacacacacacacacacacacacgagggggctTTAAAAAGTTCTTGGAAAAAGTTCATAACTAAAAGTCATATGGTAGGATTTTGATAtcagtgcacctgaacattcttgtactgttttatattgtgtttaaACACAGTCATGTGATCTGacccatgtcagagcagctctttttacatcttcaactgaaggaaaattggtacctttcaatgattttttaaagtttggaaagaaaaagaagttggaTGAGGCTAAattggggctgtaaggtggatgtcaaACAATTTCCCATTGGAATTCACGTATTACAGCTCTTGTCTGCAGAGTACCATGAGCAGGTGCATTGTCGCGGTGGAAGAGAATGCATTGATGCAACTTTCCAGggcatttttctgagattttttttgttttctcaaaacgcattcataatattcagatgtaattgttttcctgctctcgaggaagtcaaccagcaaaatcccctttgcatcccagaagacagtgaccATGAACTTTCCTCTtaaacgctcagattttgctttgactggtccaatTCCTCccttgggcagccactgctttgattgaattttgtcctcgggatcgtactggtaagagccatgtttcatcctctgtcacaattctctgtaaagaagcttcagagtcctcatcccacttgttcaaaatttccattgaaagagctacctttgctgctgatctgggtgcaacagcctagggacccatcgagcagaaagcttgcttagccccaaactctccaccagaattgtgtgtgcagaacccacagagatgttgagtgtgtctgctactgattcagtggttgtTCATCTATCCTTTTAAATCATGTCACAAACagtatcaatgttttcctcacaaactgacgttgatggcctgccactgtggggctcatcttcaattttgtaaacaacttatccatttgtaggttgttgatttctttgggagcTTTGTGACCATAATCTTGTTCCAGAGTGTCattgatttgcctattctcccaaccgagtttcaccatgaattaatGTTTTTCCCGGCCTCAATTTTGGTGGATTCTATGTTGCTTGAATGAGGCCtgacttcacatatatatacatatatatatatataatatatatatatatatatgatattatagatatatatatatatataatatattatatatatatatatatatatatatataatatatatatatatatatatatatatatacatatatatatacatatatatattatatatacatatatatatatatatatatatatatataatatatatattatatatattatatatacattatatacattatatatatatatatatatatatatatatatatatatatatatatatatacatataatatacatatatatatatatcatatacatataatatacatatacacataatatacatacattactatatatacattaatactatacatatacatatacatatacatatacatggggccgcggtggccgaatggttagagcgtcggactcaaagactgtcacgatgcaaCTGATTacaagttcgagtcaccggccggcgcgttgtttcccttgggcaaggaactcacctcggaTGCCTGCTAGCACTGGGTGCCAGCCAGCTCAATCGTgcggtaaataagatggtgactcgataaaaacaccggcgggaaggcaatggcaaaaccaccctctaaaattgctaagaaaatcatggaaaccatgatcgtcaaggccgcgtggccgggtaaatggtagagcgtcggactcagacgtcacgacggcaatcgacttcggacgggttcgagtcaccgaccggcgcgttttcccttgggcaaggaactaacCCATGTCTGCCAGCCAcgtggtggccaagccagcccaagtcaagtgctgtccaagccggataaatgagagaatattacctaagtaccaccggcactctccttgggcaaggaaactggCGACCTACCACGGTACCACTCCAAGAGTGCTCaaccaacatgaaaaactacaataaggTATCATGCCTGTGCACCCGGCGGGATCAGACATGGACCTACCAGTCTAAAGAAGAAGATCATATACAAACAATcaaatactacatattatatataacatatatatacacctactctAACATAAAACctattaaatagatatacaatatatatatatatatatatatatatatatatatatatatatatatatatatatatatttatatatatttatatatatttatatatatttatatattttatatatttatatatatttatattacatatatatacatacatatacatacatatacatatacatatacatatacatatacatatacatatacattatatattatatatatatatatatatatatatatatatatatatattatatatatatatatatacaacatatatatatatatatatatatatatatatatatatatatatatatatatatatatatatatatatatatatatatatatatatataatatatatatatatatatatatatatatatatgtatataatatatatatatacttctatatatacaatatacacacacacacacacacacacacacacacacacacacacacacacacacacacacacacacacacacacacacacacacacacacacacacatacacacacacacacacacacacacacacacacacacacacacacacacacacacacacacacacacacacacacacacatacacacacatttgctgGTAGATGATTGGGCATATCCAACAGCTTATGCAGGATTACTGCAAGTCTTTTGCTGTGAAGTGAGATAAGGGTGGCTTTAGTTGTGGGAGGCACATGGACACTTTATGCGACAGTTGGTCCATCAATTTCATCATATTGGTTCACCTCAACAGATTAATTTCAGTATCTACACATGAATGTTGTATTTCTTTACCAACAAGAATAGTCTTGTATTTTTATCTAAAATGGTGTTTTTGTATACTCGGGCAACCACAAGGGCTTTttatttaaccctttcccgacgggtagtattcatagtggcccgggcctcgctgccaggggcttatatcgtcgcgctagcatgcgcgaccactcatgccaaataccagcatcccttgccatttcttcgtaatactacgagcatatgttgtattttcagttttcattattttctaaatgaACTAtggactccatagttgatcattattcggtctatagtctgaataaaataagcagtgtgtggcatcatggagttgaaatcgtctgtttgttgttgttgttgttgttgttgtttttggcatagtaaaaatgagaaagtgttaaaaacgacttaatcacactttcagtggcagaaaaataatattttgccgtgattgtaagaaaaaaaaaatctcatggcatgtccatacacacaccatggcatgtacatgcccccggcagatagtcccgccatgccatggcatgtgcgtacatgccactcgtcggcaaagggttaaaaaggaTATCTTATAGAGCAATTCAAATGGAGCATTTCTCTCAGTATCATCCCACTAGATAATAAAAGTTGCTTTCCAGAAAAGCATTATAAGAAATCTTCAAGATTCCTATAGCCAGGTGCCATGTTCCATGTATGCTTGACATGTAGTCACTTGAACAAATGTGAAATTATAAGTGATGGATCAGTGATTCTTTTAAGACTATTCTAttcttttaaaagtataaaaaacaagTGTTTACCTTTACTTGAAAAGGCTGTAACTTTTCATTCTTGGCAGATAGAATTATAGATACAGGAGTATATAGAGCACATAGAGCAGCTTCCATTGTCATTGCTCATATTGGCATATTGATCCTCCTCATCAAGTCATGTATAGATGAAATACTTCAGTATTGTCTTAAAGCCATTGTTCCCAACCTCTTCTCAGTGATAGCACTCTAATCTTAGGCACTCTTTCTCCGGTCCCATGTTCTTTAAACACCCCACCCTACCTCACTTCACACAAATTTACCATTACAGCACAGTGCCTCTTCACCTGTTCTGCAAACTACTAGAGCTCAAAGCAAAATAAACTTGGGTTCCATGCTCAAATATCAAACATATACTTACCAGTTGAATGAGGAAGGCAACATTAGatccaaaatttattttattttggaattttgtGGCACCCAGTTTGAGAACTAATATCCTGTAGCTGCGGTGATTATTTATGTTAATAGCATGGAAAATTGtggattataatgatagtgataataataatgatatttatagctACTGTAAGAGTTCAAAAGATaaggtattagtattattttttaaattatatagtatgGGTTTCAGAGGTTTGACAGTTTAAtgagtaataaaaacataattttggttGGGGTATCACTAGATTTTCAGTAATTACAGGATTTAGAGCATTCACacagaaagaaatatgaatagttcctgttattttctttcagctcaagattatcatcattatttggtaGCAGCACGACAAGCAAGTCCTCCAACTTGAAGTATGTTGCCCCCAAGCAGCCTCGACCAGAGAGAAGTGACTCTGCAAgtagtggaagtggaagtggaaaaaATAACTCCCCCTCACCAGCCCCACAACAGTCAAAAACACAAGCGCCTGCAGTGTTGGTTGCAGCCCCAGTCCATGCATATTTGTTGTAAGTGCTTaatcatttgctttttttctttctttcatttttcaaccttctttttttcttcttcccttaagTTGTGTCCTTTTCTTTTGAGCTGCTCTgttagaaagaggagaaaaaatatgtaGGTCTTTTGCaagatgtgtaaatatattcttatctatttgtatatatgaattttcaCTGCCATCCAGAAGAAATGACACCTGTTAAGTCTGTTTATTTTTAGATGTTTGTTTAAGTTCTAATAAGTAGATAACTATTTAATATTTTGTCATATACAGCtacaacataatatgtatatatgtatatatatatatatatatatatatatatatatatatatatatatatatatatatatataatatatatatgatatatagataaataatcaaatataaatatataaatatatatgtacatacatatatacatacatatacatctgtatatacttatatgcatgcatatatatatatatatatatatatatatatatatatatatatatatatatatatatatatatcatcatcatcatcatcatcatcatcatcatcatcatcatcatcatcatcatcatcatcatcatcatcatcatcatcatcatcgtcatcatcaaggggctaacgccgacggggccgcatggccgcatccacccttcgcttccgcgacaggtctcgtcgagctgcccaagccatgatctcctaggtcgtcccacaggtctcctccacccagggttgtctcgcagggagacaacctgatgggcatggtcgtccatagggaagcgagctaggtggccacatagcctgagttggcgatcctggattatgcaagtaataggtcccatgccagtctcaccgtgtaactgccggttggacatgtggtcctgccaactgtaccccatgatccagcgaagggacttgttacaaaaggcatcaaggcgagactccaagacactggatagcatccaggtttcgcttccatagagcaaaactggcagtatcaaggccttgaagacacgcagcttggtccttctgcataggtaccaacatctccaaacgctcttgttgatcgagttcatggctcctgttgccagaccaatccgtctactgacttcttggtctgacaacccagagatatggactactctaccaagagcatcacaacatgaaaactacaattaagtatcatgctgtgaccacagcggctcagacatgaacctaccgttaaaagaagaagaccaaggtatgtaaaactttctgtaacttcaacgtcctcgccgcaagcatggatcgactgaatgggttcccctaacaggcccccaaagtcctgaatcttggtcttggtccaggagacctctaggcctaggggctttgcctcattgctaaatgcatcaagagccgccacaagtgactccaaggactcagataggatggcaacatcatcggcaaagtcaagatctgagaccttaatattgcctagtgttgctccacactgactttggctagtagctctgcccattatccagtccatacaagtgttgaaaagtgttggtgcaaggacacagccttgcctcacccctgaattaacagggaagaagatcGACATACTCCCACcacataatctgtgtcggaattcccctaagcctcaggatctcccatggcgattcccgatgcaccgagtcaaacaccttcttgaggtcgatgtaggctgcgagcaacccacaaccaaactcacgacgagcaacccacgaccaaactcatgacggcgttccacaattactcgaagcgctagtatacggtctattgtggacttgccaggagtaaatccagactgctctggtctctgatgcctcagtaggtggttacggatccgtttcagaagaatgtgggcgagaaccttgcctggtatgctgagcattgtaatgccacggtagttgctacaatcccaatgatcccctttccccttccagagagggatgaccacgcccctcagcaggtcagggggaatggtaccagactgccaaatggcaatcaggactgtatacaggccccgagccataggttcacccccagcctttagcagttcagcagggatatcacatatgcctgcagctttcccactcttcagcttggaaatcgccagcctaacctctgttagggtaagaggttcctcactgatgggtgggtccggcacaggcactgcgacatcgcttgcatccaagctaactgttggatggtccacctggtacaactgttcaaaatattcagcccaacattcacgaaccccaacatgatctgagatgatccgtccatccgctgatcggactgcagtcatctgtgaggagggcttagggttcagttttctcagggcttggtaggcagggcggaggtcatttaccaagaaatggccttcgacctcctcagcaagattcctgatgaactgttccttgtcccttctcagcagtgtctaagccctacgcaccatggaacgacacaagacttgattcccattcagccgagccttgcgacacgcttcagtggcctctaatgtctccagggagatggaattctgccttgtccttgggcgtatgccaatggactcctgagctgcttcgag
Coding sequences within it:
- the LOC119596938 gene encoding FK506-binding protein 15-like, translated to MFPAGAEDDDDDFVPSSSSRLSSLFGSSTTSKSSNLKYVAPKQPRPERSDSASSGSGSGKNNSPSPAPQQSKTQAPAVLVAAPVHAYLL